The sequence below is a genomic window from Sulfolobales archaeon.
CAGAATAATATATGAGGGGACGCCCTCAGATCTCTACTCGAAGCATGATATACTAGAGATGTATCTAGGTGTTGGTGAAAGAGCTTGATCGATACTTTAATTGGAGGAATAATACTCTCATCACTACTCTCACTAATGGCTATGGGTATAACACTTCTATATAGAACTACTAAGGTTCCTAATTTTGCTCACGCATCTTTCGTGACCACAGGTATTTTCGCTACATTCACAGTATACTTGTTTAATCAACCAATCTATCTAGGGATTCCACTAGGTTTCATAATCTCAGGATTGGAAGCTCTTCTTCTATTCTATCTAATCCTAGAACCTCTGAGAAGAAGAAGATCTTCTGTATTCATTTTAATGATGGCAACGCTAACCTATGACATACTCTTATTCGGCTTGATAAACATCTACGCAGACTATCTTCAGTATACTTATAAAGCTACATCGAGGAACATATATCTGGCAGGAGCTGATCCCAAGATCTTCGGAGTTCAAGGGATTCTCATAGTATCAATCTCCATGCTAATAGCAAGTCTAGTACTACTCCACATATTTCTCAGTAGAACAGCTTTCGGAACAGCTCTTAGAGCTGTTATGGAGAATGATTCTCTAGCACTGGCGAGCGGTATTAATGTGAGTACAGCTCTCGCTGTCTCATGGTTCATAGCTGGAGGACTTGCTGGAGTTGCCGGAGCATTGCTTCCTCTACATATAATGTGCAGTCCTTCAACAGGAACTATTCTTATAGCTGCTATGTTTGCAGCAAGCATACTAGGCGGATTAGAACAGGTGTATGGTGCTCCGATAGGTGGCTTTATACTAGGTCTTGCTGAAACACTTCTGGTCTCATGGCTTTCTGCAGTGCTAGGTCCTTGGGTTATGACTTACTCTGGAATGATACCTTATATAGCACTTATAATAGGTCTGATCTTCTTCCCAACAGGCTTGGTCTCTATAAGAGTGAGAGGTGTCTAGCCTATGATTCTAGATCTTATAATATTATTCATTCTAGATCTTCTAGCACTCTTAGGAGTTTATACCATTCTAACTCTCTCACTCAATGTGCAGAGAGGATATGCTGGGATCCCTAACTTCGGTCTTCTCTTCTCATTCGCAGGAGGTGCTTATATAACGGGGAGTCTTGTAGCGAGAATAGGATTTATTCTAGCAGGTGTGAATACTGATATAGATCCTATATCGAATTCTGTTGGTGCTATAACGATATTAAATCCCATCCTCAGATCTAATGCTCTTCTCACGATAACACTAACAATAGTAATACTACTCATAAGCATGCTTATAGGAGCATTACTAGGTCTAATACAGCTAGGTCCTGTGATCAGGCTGAGAATAGATTATCTAGCCATAACACTGCTGGCATTAGGAGAGGTGCTGAACTATATAGCTACAGTGTACAAGCCTTTTATAAACGGTGCTCTAGGAGTTGTAATCCCAGATCTCTTCTCATGGGCTGGATCTGAGAATAGATTCACAGTAGCTACTCTAGAGATTCTTCTAGTAGCCCTCCTAGCATTCCTATACGTAGAATACCTCGGCAGAACACCTCTCGGCAGAGTTCTGAAAGCAATAAGAGAAAACGAGATCGCGGCAATCTCGCTAGGGAAGAACCTGGTTGTCTACAGAGCTATAGCAATGACCATAGGCTCGGCTCTTGCAAGTATTGCAGGAGCTCTCTGGGCATTATATCTAGGAGCTATAACTCCAACTCTCCAGAGATTTGACTGGACATTCCTACCATGGCTCATGATCTTTCTCGGAGGCATAGGAAATAATCGTGGAGTACTACTGGGAACATTCATATTTGTATTAGTAAACAGAGTTCTAGTATATATGAAACAATACCTAGTAGGAGTACTTCCCTTCGATATAGTATGGTTTGACTACATATCTCTAGGAATCATAATGACACTAATCCTAATATATAGACCTCAAGGACTACTACCAGAAAAACCCTATATATCTAGAGAGATTAGAGAGATACTAGCCAGAAAGAACTTAGGAAAACAAACTCATTGATCTCTAAACATTATCTTCTGAATACATTAGATTTATCTTCTGCAAAACCCATATATGCGGAAGATACTATAAGATGAACACAGATACTACTGTTTCTCTCAAGATCAGAGATGTTTGATTCTTGTGAAATACTTTTCAACAAGACTCTTATTTATCTCGTTTCCTCCTGGAATATTAACGCTAACCCATATCTCTGGCTCGTAGCCTTCTTCTATTAATCTTTCTACTGTCATGATCTCGATCACATGAGCTATGAATGCGTTTACAATAGTTGATATAGGAGCTATTCTTCTTCCTCTC
It includes:
- a CDS encoding branched-chain amino acid ABC transporter permease; translation: MIDTLIGGIILSSLLSLMAMGITLLYRTTKVPNFAHASFVTTGIFATFTVYLFNQPIYLGIPLGFIISGLEALLLFYLILEPLRRRRSSVFILMMATLTYDILLFGLINIYADYLQYTYKATSRNIYLAGADPKIFGVQGILIVSISMLIASLVLLHIFLSRTAFGTALRAVMENDSLALASGINVSTALAVSWFIAGGLAGVAGALLPLHIMCSPSTGTILIAAMFAASILGGLEQVYGAPIGGFILGLAETLLVSWLSAVLGPWVMTYSGMIPYIALIIGLIFFPTGLVSIRVRGV
- a CDS encoding branched-chain amino acid ABC transporter permease, whose translation is MILDLIILFILDLLALLGVYTILTLSLNVQRGYAGIPNFGLLFSFAGGAYITGSLVARIGFILAGVNTDIDPISNSVGAITILNPILRSNALLTITLTIVILLISMLIGALLGLIQLGPVIRLRIDYLAITLLALGEVLNYIATVYKPFINGALGVVIPDLFSWAGSENRFTVATLEILLVALLAFLYVEYLGRTPLGRVLKAIRENEIAAISLGKNLVVYRAIAMTIGSALASIAGALWALYLGAITPTLQRFDWTFLPWLMIFLGGIGNNRGVLLGTFIFVLVNRVLVYMKQYLVGVLPFDIVWFDYISLGIIMTLILIYRPQGLLPEKPYISREIREILARKNLGKQTH